Proteins encoded within one genomic window of Agelaius phoeniceus isolate bAgePho1 chromosome 9, bAgePho1.hap1, whole genome shotgun sequence:
- the ZFAND4 gene encoding AN1-type zinc finger protein 4 isoform X1: protein MANKKEPPFFNKDNMGPFHYKLPFYETMELFIETLTGTCFELRVSPFETVISVKAKIQRLEGIPVSQQHLIWNNMELKDDYCLDDYNISEGCTLKLVLAMRGGPVNTRRVPVKDPIREMAEYMDPARDKVWEKGPSNKQVTFLVYREGDRLNFFRVVDRGDGTLTPLSESLSGGSVYNLYADDEDETEASPSGQQIIENSITMNKMKLLKAKMENMNLSKKPKKTVKVKPRPPMTPRPSSGSVAAARHRFLRVLPHIGQSCLPPPGHLHQSESPQNALSALATLATAGRTMPATANHFLKEDDTWQSSSWSQPVNSIRLPPKISRVELENAKLPTNSILTPVSSLSANSEKAPENPTSASEEDAVLFPNLTNVELYGREEEHLPEPDGYAFLTEGSTAEQCSEIYDIGKVNPELELPDGDKDPKIVEQHRKPVGKVLSTAAMETGLLSTRELSPQKNLLLSPLRYSAQVAHHSALKPQAQPRCFEAGNLRSAASPNMLRSLEVRSIADSSFPRTTRFCSVKVESLGKRPDVISKAETRDITDVASKASKEPASSVSNLGFLASLARSTNRESLQSSCGTDSFRTSGIALPTSLQHFQEESFRKTAPPNEAAEYILSAHGLGMNGSMAAVGKRVAGEATHLPPVNGLIQAKKKISKHCFLCGKKTGLATSYECRCGNNFCATHRYAETHTCTYDYKSAGRRYLQETNPIISAPKLPKI from the exons ATGGCCAACAAGAAAGAGCctcctttttttaataaagataaTATGGGACCATTTCACTACAAACTTCCTTTCTATGAAACTATGGAGCTCTTCATTGAAACGCTTACAGGAACCTGCTTTGAACTGCGAGTTTCCCCCTTTGAAACAGTTATTTCTGTGAAAGCTAAAATTCAAAGACTGGAAG gTATTCCTGTCTCTCAGCAGCACTTAATTTGGAATAATATGGAACTGAAGGATGACTATTGTTTGGATGATTATAA CATTTCAGAAGGCTGCACTCTGAAGTTGGTTCTGGCTATGCGAGGTGGACCTGTTAACACCAGAAGAG tTCCTGTGAAAGATCCTATCAGGGAAATGGCTGAATACATGGATCCTGCTAGAGACAAGGTCTGGGAGAAAGGGCCGTCCAACAAACAAGTCACCTTCCTCGTGTATCGCGAAGGAGATCGCTTGAATTTCTTCCGTGTGGTTGACCGGGGCGATGGCACTTTAACACCGCTGTCTGAATCTTTGAG tggTGGTTCAGTTTATAATTTATATGCTGATGATGAAGATGAGACAGAGGCATCACCTTCTGGCCAACAGATTATTGAGAATTCAATTACTATGAACAAAATGAAACTGCTCAAGGCAAAGATGGAGAACATGAATCTGAGTAAAAAG cctAAGAAAACTGTCAAGGTGAAGCCTCGGCCTCCCATGACTCCTCGACCATCGAGTGGCTCGGTGGCTGCTGCCCGTCACCGCTTCCTCAGAGTGCTGCCCCACATTGGACAGTCGTGCCTACCTCCTCCCGGGCATTTGCATCAGTCAGAATCTCCCCAAAACGCACTTTCAGCACTGGCTACTTTGGCCACTGCTGGTAGAACAATGCCAGCCACTGCTAATCACTTCCTTAAGGAAGATGACActtggcagagcagctcttggTCTCAGCCAGTCAATAGCATCAGGTTACCACCGAAAATATCTCGTGTTGAACTAGAAAATGCAAAGCTGCCTACAAACAGTATTCTGACTCCTGTTTCATCCCTGTCTGCAAATTCAGAAAAAGCACCTGAAAATCCAACCTCAGCGAGTGAGGAGGATGCTGTTTTGTTTCCAAATCTAACGAATGTGGAACTAtatggaagagaagaagaacaTCTACCTGAACCAGATGGTTATGCTTTTTTAACAGAAGGAAGCACTGCTGAACAGTGTAGTGAGATATATGACATAGGAAAGGTGAACCCAGAGCTTGAACTGCCTGATGGAGACAAAGATCCTAAGATTGTAGAGCAGCATAGGAAACCTGTTGGCAAAGTGCTGAGCACTGCAGCAATGGAGACTGGTCTTCTCAGTACTCGTGAATTAAGTCCTCAGAAGAATCTGCTTTTGTCTCCCCTGCGGTATTCAGCGCAAGTGGCACATCACAGTGCCCTGAAACCACAAGCACAGCCCAGGTGCTTTGAGGCTGGTAACTTGAGATCTGCAGCCTCCCCAAATATGCTTCGATCATTGGAAGTACGTAGTATAGCAGACTCCTCTTTTCCTAGGACCACTAGATTTTGTAGTGTGAAAGTAGAGTCACTTGGCAAAAGACCTGATGTAATTTCTAAAGCAGAGACTAGGGACATCACAGATGTGGCTAGCAAGGCATCCAAAGAACCTGCGAGTTCTGTAAGTAACTTAGGATTTCTGGCTTCGCTGGCCCGAAGCACAAACAGGGAAAGTTTACAGAGTTCCTGTGGGACTGACAGCTTTCGGACTTCTGGTATTGCACTACCTACAAGCCTGCAGCATTTTCAGGAAGAAAGCTTTAGGAAAACTGCTCCTCCAAACGAAGCTGCTGAATATATTCTA tctgcGCATGGGCTTGGAATGAATGGAAGTATGGCAGCTGTAGGGAAAAGAGTAG CAGGTGAAGCAACCCATCTTCCACCTGTGAATGGCTTAATtcaagcaaaaaagaaaatttcaaagCACTGCTTTCTTTGTGGCAAGAAAACTGGATTGGCAACCAGCTATGAGTGCAG ATGTGGAAACAACTTCTGTGCAACACACCGCTATGCAGAGACTCACACTTGCACCTACGATTACAAGAGTGCAGGACGGAGGTATTTACAGGAGACCAACCCCATCATTAGTGCACCAAAGCTTCCCAAAATTTGA
- the ZFAND4 gene encoding AN1-type zinc finger protein 4 isoform X2 has protein sequence MANKKEPPFFNKDNMGPFHYKLPFYETMELFIETLTGTCFELRVSPFETVISVKAKIQRLEGIPVSQQHLIWNNMELKDDYCLDDYNISEGCTLKLVLAMRGGPVNTRRVPVKDPIREMAEYMDPARDKVWEKGPSNKQVTFLVYREGDRLNFFRVVDRGDGTLTPLSESLSGGSVYNLYADDEDETEASPSGQQIIENSITMNKMKLLKAKMENMNLSKKPKKTVKVKPRPPMTPRPSSGSVAAARHRFLRVLPHIGQSCLPPPGHLHQSESPQNALSALATLATAGRTMPATANHFLKEDDTWQSSSWSQPVNSIRLPPKISRVELENAKLPTNSILTPVSSLSANSEKAPENPTSASEEDAVLFPNLTNVELYGREEEHLPEPDGYAFLTEGSTAEQCSEIYDIGKVNPELELPDGDKDPKIVEQHRKPVGKVLSTAAMETGLLSTRELSPQKNLLLSPLRYSAQVAHHSALKPQAQPRCFEAGNLRSAASPNMLRSLEVRSIADSSFPRTTRFCSVKVESLGKRPDVISKAETRDITDVASKASKEPASSVSNLGFLASLARSTNRESLQSSCGTDSFRTSGIALPTSLQHFQEESFRKTAPPNEAAEYILSAHGLGMNGSMAAVGKRVGEATHLPPVNGLIQAKKKISKHCFLCGKKTGLATSYECRCGNNFCATHRYAETHTCTYDYKSAGRRYLQETNPIISAPKLPKI, from the exons ATGGCCAACAAGAAAGAGCctcctttttttaataaagataaTATGGGACCATTTCACTACAAACTTCCTTTCTATGAAACTATGGAGCTCTTCATTGAAACGCTTACAGGAACCTGCTTTGAACTGCGAGTTTCCCCCTTTGAAACAGTTATTTCTGTGAAAGCTAAAATTCAAAGACTGGAAG gTATTCCTGTCTCTCAGCAGCACTTAATTTGGAATAATATGGAACTGAAGGATGACTATTGTTTGGATGATTATAA CATTTCAGAAGGCTGCACTCTGAAGTTGGTTCTGGCTATGCGAGGTGGACCTGTTAACACCAGAAGAG tTCCTGTGAAAGATCCTATCAGGGAAATGGCTGAATACATGGATCCTGCTAGAGACAAGGTCTGGGAGAAAGGGCCGTCCAACAAACAAGTCACCTTCCTCGTGTATCGCGAAGGAGATCGCTTGAATTTCTTCCGTGTGGTTGACCGGGGCGATGGCACTTTAACACCGCTGTCTGAATCTTTGAG tggTGGTTCAGTTTATAATTTATATGCTGATGATGAAGATGAGACAGAGGCATCACCTTCTGGCCAACAGATTATTGAGAATTCAATTACTATGAACAAAATGAAACTGCTCAAGGCAAAGATGGAGAACATGAATCTGAGTAAAAAG cctAAGAAAACTGTCAAGGTGAAGCCTCGGCCTCCCATGACTCCTCGACCATCGAGTGGCTCGGTGGCTGCTGCCCGTCACCGCTTCCTCAGAGTGCTGCCCCACATTGGACAGTCGTGCCTACCTCCTCCCGGGCATTTGCATCAGTCAGAATCTCCCCAAAACGCACTTTCAGCACTGGCTACTTTGGCCACTGCTGGTAGAACAATGCCAGCCACTGCTAATCACTTCCTTAAGGAAGATGACActtggcagagcagctcttggTCTCAGCCAGTCAATAGCATCAGGTTACCACCGAAAATATCTCGTGTTGAACTAGAAAATGCAAAGCTGCCTACAAACAGTATTCTGACTCCTGTTTCATCCCTGTCTGCAAATTCAGAAAAAGCACCTGAAAATCCAACCTCAGCGAGTGAGGAGGATGCTGTTTTGTTTCCAAATCTAACGAATGTGGAACTAtatggaagagaagaagaacaTCTACCTGAACCAGATGGTTATGCTTTTTTAACAGAAGGAAGCACTGCTGAACAGTGTAGTGAGATATATGACATAGGAAAGGTGAACCCAGAGCTTGAACTGCCTGATGGAGACAAAGATCCTAAGATTGTAGAGCAGCATAGGAAACCTGTTGGCAAAGTGCTGAGCACTGCAGCAATGGAGACTGGTCTTCTCAGTACTCGTGAATTAAGTCCTCAGAAGAATCTGCTTTTGTCTCCCCTGCGGTATTCAGCGCAAGTGGCACATCACAGTGCCCTGAAACCACAAGCACAGCCCAGGTGCTTTGAGGCTGGTAACTTGAGATCTGCAGCCTCCCCAAATATGCTTCGATCATTGGAAGTACGTAGTATAGCAGACTCCTCTTTTCCTAGGACCACTAGATTTTGTAGTGTGAAAGTAGAGTCACTTGGCAAAAGACCTGATGTAATTTCTAAAGCAGAGACTAGGGACATCACAGATGTGGCTAGCAAGGCATCCAAAGAACCTGCGAGTTCTGTAAGTAACTTAGGATTTCTGGCTTCGCTGGCCCGAAGCACAAACAGGGAAAGTTTACAGAGTTCCTGTGGGACTGACAGCTTTCGGACTTCTGGTATTGCACTACCTACAAGCCTGCAGCATTTTCAGGAAGAAAGCTTTAGGAAAACTGCTCCTCCAAACGAAGCTGCTGAATATATTCTA tctgcGCATGGGCTTGGAATGAATGGAAGTATGGCAGCTGTAGGGAAAAGAGTAG GTGAAGCAACCCATCTTCCACCTGTGAATGGCTTAATtcaagcaaaaaagaaaatttcaaagCACTGCTTTCTTTGTGGCAAGAAAACTGGATTGGCAACCAGCTATGAGTGCAG ATGTGGAAACAACTTCTGTGCAACACACCGCTATGCAGAGACTCACACTTGCACCTACGATTACAAGAGTGCAGGACGGAGGTATTTACAGGAGACCAACCCCATCATTAGTGCACCAAAGCTTCCCAAAATTTGA
- the ZFAND4 gene encoding AN1-type zinc finger protein 4 isoform X3 → MELKDDYCLDDYNISEGCTLKLVLAMRGGPVNTRRVPVKDPIREMAEYMDPARDKVWEKGPSNKQVTFLVYREGDRLNFFRVVDRGDGTLTPLSESLSGGSVYNLYADDEDETEASPSGQQIIENSITMNKMKLLKAKMENMNLSKKPKKTVKVKPRPPMTPRPSSGSVAAARHRFLRVLPHIGQSCLPPPGHLHQSESPQNALSALATLATAGRTMPATANHFLKEDDTWQSSSWSQPVNSIRLPPKISRVELENAKLPTNSILTPVSSLSANSEKAPENPTSASEEDAVLFPNLTNVELYGREEEHLPEPDGYAFLTEGSTAEQCSEIYDIGKVNPELELPDGDKDPKIVEQHRKPVGKVLSTAAMETGLLSTRELSPQKNLLLSPLRYSAQVAHHSALKPQAQPRCFEAGNLRSAASPNMLRSLEVRSIADSSFPRTTRFCSVKVESLGKRPDVISKAETRDITDVASKASKEPASSVSNLGFLASLARSTNRESLQSSCGTDSFRTSGIALPTSLQHFQEESFRKTAPPNEAAEYILSAHGLGMNGSMAAVGKRVAGEATHLPPVNGLIQAKKKISKHCFLCGKKTGLATSYECRCGNNFCATHRYAETHTCTYDYKSAGRRYLQETNPIISAPKLPKI, encoded by the exons ATGGAACTGAAGGATGACTATTGTTTGGATGATTATAA CATTTCAGAAGGCTGCACTCTGAAGTTGGTTCTGGCTATGCGAGGTGGACCTGTTAACACCAGAAGAG tTCCTGTGAAAGATCCTATCAGGGAAATGGCTGAATACATGGATCCTGCTAGAGACAAGGTCTGGGAGAAAGGGCCGTCCAACAAACAAGTCACCTTCCTCGTGTATCGCGAAGGAGATCGCTTGAATTTCTTCCGTGTGGTTGACCGGGGCGATGGCACTTTAACACCGCTGTCTGAATCTTTGAG tggTGGTTCAGTTTATAATTTATATGCTGATGATGAAGATGAGACAGAGGCATCACCTTCTGGCCAACAGATTATTGAGAATTCAATTACTATGAACAAAATGAAACTGCTCAAGGCAAAGATGGAGAACATGAATCTGAGTAAAAAG cctAAGAAAACTGTCAAGGTGAAGCCTCGGCCTCCCATGACTCCTCGACCATCGAGTGGCTCGGTGGCTGCTGCCCGTCACCGCTTCCTCAGAGTGCTGCCCCACATTGGACAGTCGTGCCTACCTCCTCCCGGGCATTTGCATCAGTCAGAATCTCCCCAAAACGCACTTTCAGCACTGGCTACTTTGGCCACTGCTGGTAGAACAATGCCAGCCACTGCTAATCACTTCCTTAAGGAAGATGACActtggcagagcagctcttggTCTCAGCCAGTCAATAGCATCAGGTTACCACCGAAAATATCTCGTGTTGAACTAGAAAATGCAAAGCTGCCTACAAACAGTATTCTGACTCCTGTTTCATCCCTGTCTGCAAATTCAGAAAAAGCACCTGAAAATCCAACCTCAGCGAGTGAGGAGGATGCTGTTTTGTTTCCAAATCTAACGAATGTGGAACTAtatggaagagaagaagaacaTCTACCTGAACCAGATGGTTATGCTTTTTTAACAGAAGGAAGCACTGCTGAACAGTGTAGTGAGATATATGACATAGGAAAGGTGAACCCAGAGCTTGAACTGCCTGATGGAGACAAAGATCCTAAGATTGTAGAGCAGCATAGGAAACCTGTTGGCAAAGTGCTGAGCACTGCAGCAATGGAGACTGGTCTTCTCAGTACTCGTGAATTAAGTCCTCAGAAGAATCTGCTTTTGTCTCCCCTGCGGTATTCAGCGCAAGTGGCACATCACAGTGCCCTGAAACCACAAGCACAGCCCAGGTGCTTTGAGGCTGGTAACTTGAGATCTGCAGCCTCCCCAAATATGCTTCGATCATTGGAAGTACGTAGTATAGCAGACTCCTCTTTTCCTAGGACCACTAGATTTTGTAGTGTGAAAGTAGAGTCACTTGGCAAAAGACCTGATGTAATTTCTAAAGCAGAGACTAGGGACATCACAGATGTGGCTAGCAAGGCATCCAAAGAACCTGCGAGTTCTGTAAGTAACTTAGGATTTCTGGCTTCGCTGGCCCGAAGCACAAACAGGGAAAGTTTACAGAGTTCCTGTGGGACTGACAGCTTTCGGACTTCTGGTATTGCACTACCTACAAGCCTGCAGCATTTTCAGGAAGAAAGCTTTAGGAAAACTGCTCCTCCAAACGAAGCTGCTGAATATATTCTA tctgcGCATGGGCTTGGAATGAATGGAAGTATGGCAGCTGTAGGGAAAAGAGTAG CAGGTGAAGCAACCCATCTTCCACCTGTGAATGGCTTAATtcaagcaaaaaagaaaatttcaaagCACTGCTTTCTTTGTGGCAAGAAAACTGGATTGGCAACCAGCTATGAGTGCAG ATGTGGAAACAACTTCTGTGCAACACACCGCTATGCAGAGACTCACACTTGCACCTACGATTACAAGAGTGCAGGACGGAGGTATTTACAGGAGACCAACCCCATCATTAGTGCACCAAAGCTTCCCAAAATTTGA